One region of Juglans microcarpa x Juglans regia isolate MS1-56 chromosome 7S, Jm3101_v1.0, whole genome shotgun sequence genomic DNA includes:
- the LOC121241296 gene encoding putative pentatricopeptide repeat-containing protein At3g08820, which yields MAIFANPTSVAFSKVLEIKKTLLQGFNSFKHLKHVHAHILRLGLDQDNYLLNMVLRRGLHLGETHYTRIVFDQAREPNIFLWNTMVRGLVSNDCFHDTIEYYCMMRREGFLPNCFTFPFVLKACARLLDFQLGVKIHTLVVKEGFDDDVYVKTSLLCSYASCGYMGHARKIFDDIPEKNVVCWTAIISGYIGVGQYGEAIDMFQMLLEMGLQPDSFTIVKVLSACTQLGDLRSGAWIDGYMAEIGMGRNVFVATSLVDMYAKCGDMEKARCVFDRMSEKDIVTWSTMIQNYALNGLPKEALDLFFQMRRENLKPDRYAMVGVLSACARLGALDLGDWASRLMDRNEFLTNPVLGTALIDMYAKCGSMVQGWEVFKGMKEKDRVVWNAIISGLSMNGHVKAAFGLFAQIEKTGIQPDGNTFIGLLCGCTHAGLVDEGRRYFNSMDLVFSVTPTIEHYGCMVDLLGRAGLLDEAHQLITSMPVEANAIVWGALLSGCRLHRNTKLAEHVLKKLIQLEPWNSGNYVLLSNIYSVSHRWDEAALLRSTMNEKGIQKIPGCSWIEVDGVVHEFLVGDKSHYLSEKIYAKLNELAMELKAAGYVPSTDFVLFDVEEEEKEHFLGCHSEKLAIAFGLISTSSKDVIRVVKNLRVCGDCHEAIKLISKFTGREIIVRDNNRFHSFVDGSCSCRDYW from the coding sequence ATGGCCATCTTCGCCAACCCAACCTCTGTAGCATTTTCCAAGGTCTTGGAGATCAAGAAAACCCTCCTTCAAGGCTTCAACTCCTTCAAACACCTCAAGCACGTCCACGCCCACATTCTCCGTCTTGGCCTCGACCAGGACAACTATCTCCTCAACATGGTCTTGCGCCGCGGCTTGCATCTTGGTGAAACTCATTACACGCGGATTGTATTCGACCAAGCCAGAGAACCCAACATTTTTCTCTGGAACACGATGGTCCGGGGATTGGTTTCCAACGACTGCTTCCACGATACCATTGAATATTATTGTATGATGCGGAGAGAGGGATTCTTGCCCAACTGTTTCACTTTTCCTTTTGTTCTTAAGGCATGCGCTAGACTTTTGGATTTTCAACTGGGGGTGAAGATTCATACCCTCGTGGTGAAAGAGGGGTTCGACGACGATGTCTATGTGAAAACCAGTTTGCTCTGCTCGTATGCTAGTTGCGGCTATATGGGACACGCACGTAAGATTTTCGACGATATTCCGGAGAAGAATGTCGTCTGTTGGACAGCAATCATTAGTGGGTACATCGGTGTTGGTCAGTATGGGGAAGCTATTGACATGTTTCAGATGTTGCTGGAGATGGGCTTGCAGCCTGACAGTTTTACCATTGTTAAGGTTTTGTCCGCGTGCACTCAACTAGGGGACTTGAGAAGTGGAGCGTGGATAGATGGATACATGGCAGAGATTGGCATGGGGAGGAATGTATTTGTGGCTACTTCTTTAGTGGACATGTACGCCAAGTGTGGAGACATGGAGAAAGCGCGGTGTGTCTTTGACAGGATGAGCGAGAAGGATATAGTTACATGGAGCACCATGATTCAGAATTATGCGCTAAATGGACTCCCTAAAGAAGCTCTGGACCTTTTCTTCCAGATGCGGAGAGAAAACCTGAAACCTGATCGTTATGCAATGGTTGGAGTTCTTTCTGCTTGTGCAAGGTTAGGTGCGCTAGACTTGGGGGACTGGGCAAGTCGGCTGATGGATAGGAATGAGTTTTTAACTAACCCTGTTCTTGGTACAGCGTTGATTGATATGTATGCAAAATGTGGGAGCATGGTTCAAGGCTGGGAAGTCTTTAAAGGGATGAAGGAAAAAGACCGAGTTGTCTGGAATGCCATCATATCAGGGCTTAGTATGAATGGGCATGTCAAAGCCGCATTTGGACTATTTGCCCAAATCGAGAAAACTGGGATTCAGCCTGATGGAAACACTTTCATTGGCCTTCTCTGTGGGTGTACCCATGCAGGTCTAGTTGATGAGGGTCGTCGATATTTCAATAGCATGGACCTCGTATTTTCCGTGACACCTACAATCGAGCATTATGGATGTATGGTGGATCTTCTAGGTCGTGCAGGATTATTAGATGAAGCTCATCAATTGATAACAAGTATGCCCGTGGAGGCCAATGCTATTGTTTGGGGAGCTTTGTTAAGTGGATGCAGGCTACATCGAAACACCAAGTTGGCAGAACATGTATTGAAGAAACTCATTCAGTTAGAACCATGGAACTCAGGAAATTAtgttctcttatcaaatatttattcagTAAGCCATAGATGGGATGAAGCAGCATTGCTGAGGTCCACCATGAATGAGAAAGGGATCCAAAAGATACCAGGGTGTAGTTGGATTGAAGTAGATGGGGTtgttcatgaatttcttgtgggaGACAAGTCTCACTACTTGTCAGAAAAGATATATGCAAAACTCAATGAATTGGCTATGGAATTGAAAGCAGCAGGCTATGTTCCAAGTACAGATTTTGTCCTGTTCGACgttgaagaggaggagaaggaacATTTCCTTGGTTGTCATAGTGAGAAACTGGCTATTGCATTTGGTCTAATTAGTACATCTTCAAAAGATGTGATTCGAGTGGTTAAAAACCTCCGTGTCTGCGGTGATTGCCATGAGGCCATTAAGCTGATTTCTAAATTTACAGGAAGAGAGATAATTGTTCGGGATAACAACCGATTTCATAGTTTCGTTGATGGTTCATGTTCATGCAGAGATTATTGGTGA